CTTTATaacatacctacattttaatgtttagaTAGATAATCATGCATAGCGAAAATTGTTAAAGACGAAAGAAGTTATTACTTACTTGATCATAAAGAGCCCTTTCTTGGGAAACTTGGACTTGTTGTGTACAAGCACCCGGTACAGATACTCATCATGACCCCAAGACATCAGCAAGTTCTCTAGCCCACAGTTAGGCTTGTACATGCCGTATTCAGTACTGAAACAAACAAGTTATCGCACAAATTagcaaattattaaataaactgtttataaaataaagcctGATAATATTATCTCAATGTTATGAACTTGAatcataaacaatttattaaaggAGAAAGGTCAAAAGTACGCAAAACTAATGAAAATAGACGGCATAATTATGTGACGCATTAGAAACATATGTTCTTAAGGAAAATATGATCTGAGGAAAAAATGACTAAATTTGTAGATACCTTCTGGATTTTAGAATTCTAGTCATACAAAGActattttatcttataaaatcATAGCAGATAAGAAGAATTTATTATTCCATAAACACGTTACTTACTTGTACTTAGGGTTGTATGTGTCAGGATTGTCTTTGAAGCTGTCGTCTCCATAAACAATGGCCTGTCCCCACTTGCATCCCACTGGGAATGTGTCGCCGACCACGCACCACTGAGGCTCGCCGTAGAACGCCATCACCTAACCAGAATCATAGATTAGTTACCAATAGACTAATAATACTTGGAAGTTACTTTTCATTAAGTGGAACTATGGCGAAACATGCTTATCAAGAAATAGAGATTGCTGGTAGTCCTGAGAAGTCGCGTCCCGGGTATTCTGAATCGAATCGAATCGAAATCGaagtgacaactgggaattttcttcctacttttattcccagttgtcaccccggggaCAGTGTCAgcggggacaactgggaatataccttTTAAACAAACTATAGACATGTAtttcgtgtgagaatcgaacgcACGATACCCGATTGTATTATAATTGCGACGCGATCactttattattagttatgTATAGTAtaagtaatcaaaataatatttgtttttacaaactGCCTCATTATTATGgtaaaatatcttaatacaCACGTTTTGCGCGCATTCCAACAATTCGTTACAATGCCTGCTATAGTAATCAGCACAGTTTATAAACGACTCGAATTTTACACTtctcgtaatatttttttgtagttaggTATTGTTACTGATGGCTATTGGCTAGCTAGCGAATGACAAGGCCAGAATTTTGTGCATTAAAATACGAAATATCTATGCCCAggttatataaataacttatgcATCATTAATATAGCACAgagaaataatgaaataataaataacttttacgaCCTAAGCACTAATTTATGAACAAAAACGATTAGAAGCGGAAGTGGAGGAGTAGGagaaggaaggctgaccccactactaTATGGGATTATATAGCATGAAAAAGATAGAGAAAGCGAAAACtacttaaaattacaaaatacaataaaaaaattaagatattgCAAAAGTCTTACCTTTCCAAGATCGTGAATTAATCCTATCAAATGGAACCAGTCATCATCAGGATGGTCTTCCCGGATCCTCTCAGCAGTCTGGAAGGCGTGCACGATGTTGGGCAGGTCCGTGTCAGGATCAGACTCGTCCACCAGCTCGTTCAGTTTGATCAGAGCGTCCTTGATCGACATCTTGAAGTGGTTGAATTTTAACCAATCCGCCATACGACCTGAGTGAGGGTCACGGGAAAAGATTAGCTTGATTAAGAATTCTTCTGTTACGTTGGTCagttttatttgcaaaatattttcaagttcGTGGGTAAATTCTCACTGTTTACGcaaataattgcaaaataatctctctataagtaaatattaaatcgAAGAATTTTTTTGCACGTGGTAAATAGAACAGATGAGTATTGTCGTGAATTATTAATTAGCATAATCATATGTTTAATAGAACTACaccttaaaaaaaatgaaaaaacctaattaaaattgATCAACTCTTACCTCTAACAAAATCCACGTTCATTTTAGTGTGCATCTCATAATAAGTCCTGCGCACCCTCTCCTTGATGGGGTCGCTCTCATCCACGGAGTAATCGCGGAACGCGTCCACCGGCTTGCCATCGTACACCTTCTCCGGCCGCAGCAGGAGGGAGGGGTCCACCATCGACACGGGAGAATCCTGGATCACAAACTTCATGATGTAAACACGCCAAGACTTGCAGCACACTCGAAGGACAATTTTCTTCTGAGCACGTGTGG
The DNA window shown above is from Anticarsia gemmatalis isolate Benzon Research Colony breed Stoneville strain chromosome 20, ilAntGemm2 primary, whole genome shotgun sequence and carries:
- the LOC142981623 gene encoding inositol oxygenase-like isoform X1, whose product is MKFVIQDSPVSMVDPSLLLRPEKVYDGKPVDAFRDYSVDESDPIKERVRRTYYEMHTKMNVDFVRGRMADWLKFNHFKMSIKDALIKLNELVDESDPDTDLPNIVHAFQTAERIREDHPDDDWFHLIGLIHDLGKVMAFYGEPQWCVVGDTFPVGCKWGQAIVYGDDSFKDNPDTYNPKYNTEYGMYKPNCGLENLLMSWGHDEYLYRVLVHNKSKFPKKGLFMIKYHSFYPWHAGGDYKHLLKEGDEEILKNVLEFNKYDLYTKSAGVPDIEALWPYYEKLIEKYIPGELEW
- the LOC142981623 gene encoding inositol oxygenase-like isoform X2, translated to MKPKPDSPVSMVDPSLLLRPEKVYDGKPVDAFRDYSVDESDPIKERVRRTYYEMHTKMNVDFVRGRMADWLKFNHFKMSIKDALIKLNELVDESDPDTDLPNIVHAFQTAERIREDHPDDDWFHLIGLIHDLGKVMAFYGEPQWCVVGDTFPVGCKWGQAIVYGDDSFKDNPDTYNPKYNTEYGMYKPNCGLENLLMSWGHDEYLYRVLVHNKSKFPKKGLFMIKYHSFYPWHAGGDYKHLLKEGDEEILKNVLEFNKYDLYTKSAGVPDIEALWPYYEKLIEKYIPGELEW